The Helianthus annuus cultivar XRQ/B chromosome 16, HanXRQr2.0-SUNRISE, whole genome shotgun sequence genome includes a window with the following:
- the LOC110919929 gene encoding nitrate regulatory gene2 protein-like, translated as MGCTASKLGNEDSVRRCKDRRRFIKEAVYARHHLAAAHSDYCRSLKLTGSALSTFASGEPLPVADQTPAVLLPTSSSSTPTPPPFNPLQTPPPPPESVSRSPSLASSKQSKHPPPVTSSVTHRQRRPKPTIKLPHILSESSEASYSPRENLNPQNNYTYNAQANYASTPSQASSVWNWENFYPPSPPDSEYFNHRQPNFDTEDDKSSIYSGKTSIYSTQNEKKKNHWDNNEDKRSVYSTYSQKKNNNSHHLEREDDEETEEREEVQCSEWGDRYSTTSSTSDDDEEIDRDSRSEMESRSNFGSSVHNESVNRPYSAATKSKMSKSEKGDDGASWNTSQYEDNSDMRMVIRHRDLAEIVGSIKEYFDKAADAGEQVSEMLETGRAQLDRSFRQLKKKVYHSGGVLSNLSSSWTSKPPLAIKYRFEPDSIGEPGGSKSLCSTLERLLAWEMKLYQEVKAREGVKIEHEKKLSALQSQEYKGEDESKLNKTKASIKRLQSLIVVTSQAVSTTSTAIVGLRDAELVPQLIELCHGLMYMWRSMNQCHEVQNHVVQQVRGLVNRSTKGESTSDLHRQATRDLEAAVSTWHTSFCRLVKFQRDLIRSLQGWFKLTLLPINTEEANINGSQPSDVYIVFDEWKLALDRLPDTVASEAIKSFINVVHSISLKQAEEMKVKKRTESASKELEKKASSLRNIEKKYYHSYSMVGLGLPGSGQDDGHGLDARDPLSEKKTELVACQRRVEDEMVRHSKAVEVTRSMTLNNIQTGLPGVFQAMTSFSSLIMEALEGVCNKSYAVK; from the exons ATGGGTTGCACCGCCTCAAAGCTAGGCAACGAAGACTCCGTCCGCCGTTGCAAAGACCGCCGTCGTTTCATCAAAGAGGCCGTCTACGCCCGCCACCACCTTGCCGCCGCTCACTCCGACTACTGCCGCTCCCTTAAACTCACCGGATCCGCCCTTTCCACCTTCGCTTCCGGCGAACCCCTCCCCGTAGCCGACCAAACTCCCGCCGTCCTCCTCCCCACCTCTTCCTCCTCTACCCCCACACCCCCTCCATTCAATCCCCTCCAAACCCCACCTCCACCACCGGAATCAGTTTCCCGATCTCCATCACTTGCAAGCTCAAAACAATCAAAACACCCACCACCGGTGACTTCCTCTGTTACCCACCGTCAACGCCGCCCTAAACCCACCATCAAACTCCCTCACATTCTCTCTGAATCAAGCGAAGCTTCTTATTCTCCTCGTGAAAACTTAAACCCCCAAAACAATTACACATACAATGCTCAAGCTAATTACGCATCCACACCTTCACAAGCTTCCTCTGTTTGGAACTGGGAAAACTTCTACCCCCCATCTCCCCCTGATTCCGAATACTTCAATCACCGGCAACCAAATTTCGACACCGAAGACGATAAATCCTCAATCTATTCGGGCAAAACCTCAATCTACTCAACCCAGAACGAGAAAAAGAAGAATCATTGGGATAATAATGAAGATAAGCGTTCGGTTTATTCAACCTATTCTCAGAAGAAAAACAACAACAGTCATCATCTAGAAAGAGAGGATGATGAGGAAACAGAGGAGAGAGAAGAAGTGCAATGTAGCGAATGGGGAGATCGTTACAGCACTACGAGCTCAACTtccgatgatgatgaagaaattgataggGATTCTAGATCCGAGATGGAGAGTCGGTCTAATTTCGGATCCTCTGTTCATAACGAGTCGGTGAATAGGCCTTATTCTGCAGCCACTAAATCGAAGATGAGTAAATCGGAAAAGGGTGATGATGGTGCAAGCTGGAACACCAGTCAGTATGAGGATAATTCGGATATGAGAATGGTGATTAGACATCGAGATCTAGCGGAAATTGTTGGTTCGATTAAAGAGTATTTTGATAAAGCTGCTGATGCCGGTGAACAAGTGTCTGAGATGCTTGAAACCGGTAGAGCTCAACTTGACCGGAGTTTTCGCCAATTAAAAA AGAAGGTGTATCATTCAGGTGGGGTGTTGAGTAACTTGAGTTCAAGCTGGACATCGAAGCCGCCATTGGCGATTAAGTACCGGTTCGAGCCCGATTCAATTGGTGAACCTGGCGGCTCGAAGAGTCTGTGTTCAACTCTGGAGCGACTCTTAGCTTGGGAGATGAAGCTCTACCAAGAAGTAAAG GCACGGGAAGGAGTTAAAATCGAGCATGAGAAGAAGTTGTCGGCGCTACAAAGCCAGGAATACAAAGGGGAAGATGAAAGTAAATTGAACAAAACAAAAGCTTCGATAAAGCGACTTCAGTCGCTAATAGTCGTTACGTCTCAGGCTGTCTCAACTACCTCTACCGCCATTGTTGGTCTACGAGACGCTGAGCTTGTCCCACAGCTTATCGAACTTTGTCATGG GTTAATGTACATGTGGAGATCTATGAACCAATGTCATGAAGTCCAAAACCATGTAGTTCAACAAGTTAGGGGTCTAGTCAACCGGTCAACGAAAGGCGAGTCAACCTCTGACCTACACCGCCAAGCGACTCGTGATCTTGAAGCAGCAGTGTCCACCTGGCACACGAGTTTCTGCCGCCTCGTAAAATTCCAAAGAGATCTCATCAGATCTCTCCAAGGATGGTTCAAACTCACACTTCTTCCCATCAACACTGAAGAAGCAAACATCAACGGCTCACAGCCCTCGGATGTTTACATCGTATTTGACGAGTGGAAACTAGCCCTTGATCGCTTACCTGACACAGTGGCGTCTGAAGCCATTAAAAGCTTCATAAACGTCGTCCATTCCATTTCTTTAAAACAAGCGGAAGAAATGAAGGTGAAAAAACGCACTGAATCCGCATCAAAAGAACTTGAGAAAAAAGCATCATCTTTAAGAAACATAGAGAAGAAATACTACCATTCTTATTCCATGGTCGGGCTCGGGCTTCCCGGCAGCGGGCAGGATGATGGGCACGGGCTGGATGCCCGGGACCCACTTTCAGAAAAGAAGACCGAGCTCGTGGCATGTCAAAGACGGGTCGAGGATGAAATGGTCAGGCACTCGAAGGCGGTTGAGGTAACAAGATCAATGACTTTAAACAATATTCAAACTGGTTTGCCTGGAGTTTTTCAAGCTATGACAAGCTTTTCAAGCTTGATAATGGAGGCACTTGAGGGTGTTTGCAACAAATCTTATGCAGTTAAATAG